The Erwinia billingiae Eb661 nucleotide sequence TTCCGCACTGACGTTTTCCTGGCCACGACGGCCGCCCATCAGACGAAGGATCGCTTCTGCCGTGCGCTCACGCATCGGCTTTCTCGCCTGATGACGCATAAAGTTAACCCGTGCAATCTGGTTAAACAGCTCAATCAGGATAGAGAAGCCAATCGCTGCGTACAGGTAGCCTTTCGGAATATGGAAACCAAACCCTTCTGCAACCAGGCTCAGACCAATCATCAACAGGAAGCTCAGGCACAGTACGACCACCGTTGGATGCTGGTTGACGAAGTTGGTCAGCGGTTTCGAGGCCAACAGCATCACGCCCATGGCAATCACTACCGCGGTCATCATAATCGCCAGGTTGTTCACCATACCGACAGCGGTGATCACCGCATCAAGCGAGAAGACGGCATCGAGGATCACAATCTGGACCACAACCGCCCAGAAGCTGGCGTAGCCTTTGTTGCCATCCCCTTCATGCTCACGGTTTTCGAGCCGTTCGTGCAATTCCATGGTGGCTTTGAATAACAGGAATATCCCGCCTGCCAACAGGATCAAATCCCTGCCGGCAAAGCTGAAGTCACCTACACTGAACAACGGACGGGTTAACGTCACCATCCAGGAAATCAGTGACAGTAAGCCCAGGCGCATGACCAGCGCCAGCGAGAGTCCGATCAGCCGGGCCTTATCACGCTGCTTCGGCGGCAGTTTTTCCGCCAGAATGGCAATAAAGACCAGGTTATCAATACCCAGGACGATTTCGAGCACGACCAGCGTCAGCAGACCGGCCCAGATCGAGGGGTCTAAAAGAAATTCCATTACAGACTCCGGAAACAGGTACGGGAAAGCGCAGCAGGCGTTCGAACGGACACGATGCGGACATTAACGCAGAGGGGATGAATATTGTCGTCAGAGGACAAGGTAAAACTGGCCGGTTGAACCGGTGAGGTGATTAAGCGACGTCGGTGACAGTCCATAGGGAGGGCTGAGGCCCGTTACTCCTGTGTTAAATAAGGATCACTACTGTAAACAGGCACCTGCACTTCGTCAAAATATTTTATTACATTTACATTCAAAGTCTGCTTTTCGTGCTGCTCTTTTGAGCGATAGCGCTTAAGCGGGCACCCAGCATCTAAATAGCTGAGCACGGTCACATAATTTATTTTTTCGCAGACTAAAATAAATCCCGTCTTAACCATGGGTCAGGTAAAAGCCGCTAACCACTTTAGGGGTTTTGCTCACTCACCAGAATAACAGCACGTTCAATCCACGTTGAGGGTAAAACCTGAAACCGGATACTCGCGCGGCTCATCTGTGTTACCGGGTCGCTGAAAATTGGATAAGGAGGGTAGCAAGTGACTATTGCTATTGTGATCGGCACGCACGGCTGGGCCGCGGAGCAGCTGATAAAAACAGCTGAAATGCTCCTTGGGGAACAGCAAAACGTTGGGTGGATTGATTTCGTACCCGGCGAAAATGCGGAAACCCTGATTGAGAAATATCAGGCGAGACTGACCGATTTAGATACCAGCAAAGGCGTCCTTTTCCTTGTCGATACCTGGGGAGGCAGTCCGTTTAATGCCGCCAGTCGTATCGTCGTGGACAAGGAGAATTATGAAGTCATTGCCGGGGTCAATATCCCGATGCTGGTCGAAGCCTTTATGGCTCGAGATGATGATCCAAGCTTTGATGAGCTGGTCGCCGTCGCTGTTGAGACCGGCCGCGAAGGCGTCAGAGCGTTAAAAGCGAAAGAGCCTGAGCCCGTTGTGGCAGCGGTCGCTGCTGCACCGATAAAAGCCGCACCGGTAGCCCAGAAACCGATGGGGCCAAAGGACTATATGAACATTGGCCTGGCGAGGATCGATGACCGTCTGATCCACGGACAGGTGGCAACTCGCTGGACCAAAGAAACCAACGTAACCCGCATTATCGTGGTCAGTGACGAAGTGGCTGCCGACCATGTGCGTAAAACACTGCTGACTCAGGTTGCTCCGCCTGGCGTGACTGCCCATGTGGTAGATATCGCAAAAATGATCCGCGTGTGGAATAACCCGAAATATGGCGGCGACCGCGTAATGTTGCTGTTTACCAACCCTACCGATGTAGAACGCCTGGTTGAAGCAGGGGTTAAAATCCCGAGCGTCAATATTGGTGGTATGGCATTCCGTCAGGGTAAAACGCAGGTTAACAATGCCGTTTCCGTTGACGATAAGGATATTGCGGCTTTCAAGAAGCTGAATGAACGTGGCATTGAACTGGAAGTGCGTAAAGTTTCCAGTGACCAGCGCCTGAAGATGATGGACCTGATAGCCAAAGTGGCTCAGTAAGTTTCACTTATTATTGCCTGATCTGTCAGGTTTAACTCAGTTCACGAATGTCAGAGGAGAAGTACAATGGAGATAACCACTCTTCAAATTGTGCTGATATTTATTATTGCCTGTATTGCAGGTATGGGATCTATTCTCGATGAATTTCAGTTCCACCGTCCGCTTGTGGCTTGTACCTTAATTGGTGCCGTTCTGGGCGATATGAAAACCGGTATTATTATCGGTGGTACGCTGGAAATGATCGCCCTGGGTTGGATGAACATCGGTGCCGCCGTGGCCCCGGATGCCGCCCTCGCCTCTATTATTTCTACCATCCTGGTTATTGCCGGCGGACAAAGCGTAGGTGCCGGTATTGCTCTGGCAATTCCACTGGCCGCTGCGGGTCAGGTACTGACGATTATCGTTCGTACCATTACCGTTGCCTTCCAGCATGCTGCCGATAAAGCCGCCGAAAAAGGGAACCTGACCGCGATTTCCTGGATCCATGTCTCGGCACTGGTTCTGCAGGCGATGCGTATCGCTATCCCGGCCATCATCGTGGCAGTGTCAGTGGGTACCAGCGTCGTTCAGGGCCTGCTTGAATCGATCCCGGATGTGGTGACCAACGGCCTGAATATCGCCGGTGGTATGATCGTTGTCGTCGGTTATGCGATGGTGATCAACATGATGCGTGCGGGCTATCTGATGCCTTTCTTCTATCTCGGTTTCGTTACCGCGGCCTTCACCAACTTTAACCTGGTTGCGCTGGGTGTGATTGGTGTGGTGATGGCGGTGCTGTATATCCAGCTGGCACCGAAATATAACCGCGTGGCGGGTGGTCAGGCTTCCGGGCCAGTGACCAACGACCTTGATAACGAATTAGATTAGGGAAAGGGTGAGTAAAATGGTTGATACCACTACAACTACAACGACCTCAGCTCCGCTGAAAAAACTGACGCCAGGCGATGTGCGTGGTGTATTCCTGCGCTCTAACCTGTTCCAGGGTTCGTGGAACTTCGAACGTATGCAGGCGCTGGGTTTCTGTTACTCCATGGTTCCGGTGATCCGTCGCCTCTATCCTGAGAATAACGACGACCGCAAACAGGCAATCAAACGTCACCTGGAATTCTTCAACACCCACCCTTACGTTGCTGCACCGGTTCTGGGTGTGACCATGGCGATGGAAGAGCAGCGTGCAAACGGTGCCCCTATAGATGACGCCGCAATTAACGGCATCAAAGTGGGTCTGATGGGTCCTCTGGCTGGCGTAGGCGACCCGATTTTCTGGGGTACGGTGCGTCCGGTATTCGCGGCACTGGGTGCCGGTATTGCCATGAGCGGCAGCCTGCTGGGTCCGTTGCTGTTCTTCGTGCTGTTTAACGTGGTGCGTTTGCTGGTGCGTTATTACGGCGTGGCCTATGGCTACCGTAAAGGTGTCGATATCGTTAGCGATATGGGCGGCGGCTTCCTGCAGAAACTGACCGAGGGGGCATCGATCCTGGGCCTGTTTGTGATGGGGGCGCTGGTCAACAAGTGGACGCACGTAAACGTACCGCTTGTTGTCTCGCGCATTACCGATCAGACCGGTAAAACCACCGTGACGACCGTGCAGTCGATTCTCGATCAGCTGATGCCGGGCTTAATCCCGCTGTTACTGACCTTCGGCTGTATGTGGCTGCTGCGTCGTAAAGTGAACGCGCTGTGGATTATCATCGGCTTCTTCGTGATTGGGATCTTCGGCTACTGGATTGGGCTGTTAGGTCTGTAAGGTTTGCAGCCGGGGGAAACCCCGGCTTTCCAGAGACCAGCCGGCATCGCTTAGCCTGAACGATGCCGGCTGTTCTTTTAGGGGAAGATAAGATGTCACTCACTGATTACGTCATCGTGTTGTTTATCGCACTGTTTCTGGCTTATGCGATTTACGATGAGTTTATAATGGACCGGCGGAAAGGGCCGACACAATTAAAGGTGCTGCTGAAGCGCCGCAACAAGCTGGACAGCCTGATTTTTGTTGGCCTGGTGGCGATTCTGATTTATCAGAACGTCAACAATCAGGGCCCGAGGATCACCACCACACTGCTGATGGCGTTGACCTTCCTGTCTGTTTATCTGTTCTGGATCCGCCTGCCTAAGCTGCTGTTCAAACCCGAAGGGTTTTACTACGCCAATATCTTTATCGACTATAGGCGGATCAAAGCGATGAATCTGTCTGAAGACGGAATTCTGGTGATCGAACTTGAAAACCGTCGGTTGCTAATCCACGTCAGAAAACTGGATGACCTGGAAAGCATTTATCACTATATGGTGCAACAGCAGTAGCCACAGGGCTGCTGCTTACGCTACGCCCTCACCCTCGGTATCGTCGTCAGTGGCTGGAGCCTCGACGACGGCTTCCTCAGCGGACGCCAGCGGCGCGATAACTTCCGCTTCGACGCTCTTGCGCTGCCACAGTCGCAGAGTAAAGTCGGTTTCACAGTCAAACTGCGTGGTGGTCGCCAGCACGCCCCACACTTCCGGACGGGCACGCCAGGCAAACGGCGTCATCTGCAACAGAGCGCCGGACTCCTCGCTGGTCAGCTGCATTGGATAATTCAGCGAGTGCTGTTCGACCAGCTCAAAACCGGCCATCTCTTCTGGCGTCTCGTCATGTAGCTTCACGTCCTGATAAATTAACGCCTTAAACTGGATCAGATGACGCGGGCCAGGAGTAACGGTCAGCACGTAGCCACTCTCTTTCACTACGCGCGCCAGCTCTTCAGCTTTACACGGGGCGTATATCCGCAGCACGGCATCAAATTGCTGTTTGGCAAAAGGCAGACGGTGGCTGGAGGCGACGCAAAAGTCTACATTGTGATAACGCCGGGCACCAAAGCGTACCGCCACTTTAGAGACGTCGAGGCCGAACACCGTACTCTCTCCCCTCGCCTGCAGCCTGCTGGCGACAGCGTGGGTGTAGTAGCCCTCACCACAGCCAATATCTAATACTGACGACGCGTGCACAGGCAGGATCCGTTCGAAGATTTCGCACACCCTTTCCTGCAACGGCTGATAATGCCCGGCATCGAGAAACTCGCGGCGGGCCAGCATCATATCAGCACTGTCACCGGGCTGCTTCGAACGCTTGTGTTGTACCGGCAACAGGTTGATGTAGCCCTCCTTCGCCCGATCAAACTGGTGCTGATTATCGCAGCGCAAACCCGTTGCCAGTGGCAGCAGGGGCAGATGACAAAGGGGGCAAAGGTAAGACATAACAACTCTCCATAAACGGTCCGGGCGGCAGTTTACCGGAAAGTGACGTTCAGCGGCAGACCTTATTGGCCGCAGAATGGAAAAAGCTCTGCCATTGCTGGCAGAGCTTTTGCATTCAGATTCGTGCCTGGATTACGCGCCACGCGGGCTGTAGCAGGCTCAGATCGAAAATTAGATAGCGGTGACGTTCACTGCAGCAGGGCCTTTCTGGCCGTCCTGGATTTCGAACTCAACGTTCTGGCCTTCAGCCAGAGTTTTGAAGCCATTACCCTGGATTGCAGAGAAGTGTACGAACACGTCTTTGCTGCCGTCTGCAGGGGTGATGAAACCAAAACCTTTAGACTCGTTGAACCACTTAACCTGACCTTTAATCTTTGCCATTTTGCAAATTCCTTAGAGTGTTTATTCGCCCGTGGGCTTTACGTACAGAAAAACCAGAAAAAGTTACTGCATGAGGCACGATATAAAAGCTCGGCAAGGAAGTGGTATTCAACGTCAACGTCTTTACTCAAAACTTCTTTACTGAAGATGCCATACATAAACAGAACTGTACCTCGTTTTACCCAAAAGCGTTATCACATATTCGTTTATTAATGGCAAGTCATTTTTAAACGCTGATAGAGATGTCGCACACTATTGAAACGGCTTAGGCACATATTGCACATTACGTATGGAGAGCTGAAACGTTTAACGCGAAACCTGTTAACCCCGGGTCTCATTCATGCTCAAAACATAGGGGTGTATCATAGCCT carries:
- a CDS encoding PTS mannose/fructose/sorbose transporter subunit IIC, which codes for MEITTLQIVLIFIIACIAGMGSILDEFQFHRPLVACTLIGAVLGDMKTGIIIGGTLEMIALGWMNIGAAVAPDAALASIISTILVIAGGQSVGAGIALAIPLAAAGQVLTIIVRTITVAFQHAADKAAEKGNLTAISWIHVSALVLQAMRIAIPAIIVAVSVGTSVVQGLLESIPDVVTNGLNIAGGMIVVVGYAMVINMMRAGYLMPFFYLGFVTAAFTNFNLVALGVIGVVMAVLYIQLAPKYNRVAGGQASGPVTNDLDNELD
- a CDS encoding DUF986 family protein: MSLTDYVIVLFIALFLAYAIYDEFIMDRRKGPTQLKVLLKRRNKLDSLIFVGLVAILIYQNVNNQGPRITTTLLMALTFLSVYLFWIRLPKLLFKPEGFYYANIFIDYRRIKAMNLSEDGILVIELENRRLLIHVRKLDDLESIYHYMVQQQ
- a CDS encoding TerC family protein; protein product: MEFLLDPSIWAGLLTLVVLEIVLGIDNLVFIAILAEKLPPKQRDKARLIGLSLALVMRLGLLSLISWMVTLTRPLFSVGDFSFAGRDLILLAGGIFLLFKATMELHERLENREHEGDGNKGYASFWAVVVQIVILDAVFSLDAVITAVGMVNNLAIMMTAVVIAMGVMLLASKPLTNFVNQHPTVVVLCLSFLLMIGLSLVAEGFGFHIPKGYLYAAIGFSILIELFNQIARVNFMRHQARKPMRERTAEAILRLMGGRRGQENVSAEGSEVAAIMPQEAFKDEERYMINGVLTLASRSVRSIMTPRGEISWVDANRPLDEVRMQLLDTPHSLFPVCRGELDEIIGVVRAKELLVALDHGIDVATFAAATPPIIVPETLDPINLLGVLRRAKGSFVVVTSEFGVVQGLITPLDVLEAIAGEFPDEDETPDIIADGDGWLVKGGTDLHSLQQLLNTQVLVNPEDDHASLAGLLIAQKGQLPVAGEVIELPPVSFQIIEATDYRIDLVRVTRARERHEEDEDE
- a CDS encoding PTS mannose transporter subunit IID, which gives rise to MVDTTTTTTTSAPLKKLTPGDVRGVFLRSNLFQGSWNFERMQALGFCYSMVPVIRRLYPENNDDRKQAIKRHLEFFNTHPYVAAPVLGVTMAMEEQRANGAPIDDAAINGIKVGLMGPLAGVGDPIFWGTVRPVFAALGAGIAMSGSLLGPLLFFVLFNVVRLLVRYYGVAYGYRKGVDIVSDMGGGFLQKLTEGASILGLFVMGALVNKWTHVNVPLVVSRITDQTGKTTVTTVQSILDQLMPGLIPLLLTFGCMWLLRRKVNALWIIIGFFVIGIFGYWIGLLGL
- the manX gene encoding PTS mannose transporter subunit IIAB; the encoded protein is MTIAIVIGTHGWAAEQLIKTAEMLLGEQQNVGWIDFVPGENAETLIEKYQARLTDLDTSKGVLFLVDTWGGSPFNAASRIVVDKENYEVIAGVNIPMLVEAFMARDDDPSFDELVAVAVETGREGVRALKAKEPEPVVAAVAAAPIKAAPVAQKPMGPKDYMNIGLARIDDRLIHGQVATRWTKETNVTRIIVVSDEVAADHVRKTLLTQVAPPGVTAHVVDIAKMIRVWNNPKYGGDRVMLLFTNPTDVERLVEAGVKIPSVNIGGMAFRQGKTQVNNAVSVDDKDIAAFKKLNERGIELEVRKVSSDQRLKMMDLIAKVAQ
- the cspE gene encoding transcription antiterminator/RNA stability regulator CspE, which produces MAKIKGQVKWFNESKGFGFITPADGSKDVFVHFSAIQGNGFKTLAEGQNVEFEIQDGQKGPAAVNVTAI
- the rlmA gene encoding 23S rRNA (guanine(745)-N(1))-methyltransferase, with amino-acid sequence MSYLCPLCHLPLLPLATGLRCDNQHQFDRAKEGYINLLPVQHKRSKQPGDSADMMLARREFLDAGHYQPLQERVCEIFERILPVHASSVLDIGCGEGYYTHAVASRLQARGESTVFGLDVSKVAVRFGARRYHNVDFCVASSHRLPFAKQQFDAVLRIYAPCKAEELARVVKESGYVLTVTPGPRHLIQFKALIYQDVKLHDETPEEMAGFELVEQHSLNYPMQLTSEESGALLQMTPFAWRARPEVWGVLATTTQFDCETDFTLRLWQRKSVEAEVIAPLASAEEAVVEAPATDDDTEGEGVA
- a CDS encoding DUF2627 domain-containing protein, which translates into the protein MYGIFSKEVLSKDVDVEYHFLAELLYRASCSNFFWFFCT